A window from Coraliomargarita sinensis encodes these proteins:
- a CDS encoding AURKAIP1/COX24 domain-containing protein produces the protein MGNLKKKRRLKMNKHKRRKRLKSNRHKKRTW, from the coding sequence ATGGGTAACCTAAAGAAAAAGCGCCGTCTGAAGATGAACAAGCACAAGCGTCGTAAGCGCTTGAAGTCAAATCGTCACAAGAAGCGCACTTGGTAA
- the pabB gene encoding aminodeoxychorismate synthase component I, producing MIRRFGSRRLPFVLESSQSNDGLGEWSFFGAEPFDVVVGRALSELREVMRPWRMSNDTEIPFIGGAVGYLAYDYGRRIESIPNAALDDRGIPDMYFGIYDGVAAYHHKSGKLYLIAHGFKEPAKDIIKRLRGWIEGPFEAEVKPMSLGPWEWNLSKDEFARAVERVREYIASGDVYQVNLSRRARCAFTGQGLDLYAALREGNPAPYSAYLSSGEFEFISTSPEQFLQKKGSQLVTRPIKGTRPRSGDPEKDLISEEELRASRKDRAELLMIVDLERNDLGRVAEFGSVHVEGLFQLEHYRSVIHQTAQVKAKLAEGEDVYRALTALFPGGSITGAPKVRAMEIIEELEPTRRGAYCGSVGYIGFNEDAEFNIAIRSLHLKAGRLDYQVGGGIVWDSEAESEYQETVDKGRAICETLDRICQP from the coding sequence TTGATCCGCCGATTTGGCTCGAGGCGTCTGCCGTTCGTTCTCGAAAGTTCACAATCGAACGACGGACTGGGGGAGTGGAGCTTTTTTGGAGCAGAGCCTTTTGACGTTGTGGTCGGTCGGGCGCTTTCCGAACTCCGAGAGGTCATGCGCCCATGGCGGATGTCGAATGACACGGAAATTCCCTTCATCGGAGGCGCGGTTGGTTATTTGGCCTACGACTATGGCCGCCGGATTGAATCGATCCCGAATGCGGCTCTCGACGATCGCGGCATTCCGGACATGTACTTCGGGATCTACGACGGCGTGGCGGCCTATCATCATAAGAGCGGAAAACTCTACCTGATCGCGCATGGCTTCAAGGAGCCGGCCAAAGATATTATCAAGCGGTTGCGTGGGTGGATTGAGGGGCCATTCGAGGCGGAGGTGAAGCCGATGTCACTAGGACCCTGGGAATGGAACCTGTCCAAGGATGAGTTTGCCCGTGCCGTCGAACGCGTGCGTGAGTATATCGCGAGCGGCGATGTTTATCAGGTGAACCTCTCACGCCGTGCTCGCTGTGCATTTACCGGCCAGGGGCTGGACCTTTATGCCGCATTGCGCGAAGGGAACCCTGCGCCATACTCGGCCTATCTTTCGAGCGGAGAGTTTGAGTTTATTTCCACCTCGCCGGAACAGTTTCTGCAAAAGAAGGGTAGTCAGCTCGTGACACGTCCGATCAAAGGCACCCGACCGCGTAGCGGCGACCCCGAGAAAGACCTGATCAGTGAGGAAGAGCTAAGGGCTTCGCGGAAAGACCGGGCGGAGTTGCTAATGATTGTCGATTTGGAGCGAAACGATCTGGGACGGGTGGCGGAATTTGGCTCTGTTCACGTCGAAGGCTTATTTCAACTCGAGCATTATCGAAGCGTGATTCATCAAACCGCTCAGGTTAAGGCGAAGCTCGCCGAAGGCGAAGATGTTTACCGTGCTTTGACGGCGCTCTTCCCGGGTGGATCGATCACGGGGGCGCCCAAGGTTCGAGCCATGGAGATCATTGAAGAGCTGGAGCCGACCCGGCGCGGCGCCTACTGCGGCTCGGTCGGCTACATCGGATTCAACGAAGACGCCGAATTCAATATCGCGATTCGAAGTCTGCATCTCAAGGCAGGCCGACTTGATTATCAGGTAGGTGGAGGCATTGTCTGGGATTCCGAAGCGGAAAGTGAATATCAGGAGACGGTTGATAAAGGCCGCGCCATCTGCGAAACCCTGGACAGAATATGTCAGCCATAA
- a CDS encoding aminotransferase class IV, producing MSAIKIIFPGELLALNPESSLFAHGFGLFETIRLRAGYLELWDGHWQRLTSSARELGIACPYDNADVLQAVRRLAAKLPIDSIVKLSLFKEGQGAKLAVYSRPVNPPPESVGLVMEGASPINEYSPLAGHKTHNYLENLLVLEAAREAGCFDCLRLNTKGEIAEGAISNLFFLRDGRLHTPSRQSGLLPGVVRQELVQGLDVQEGSYQLSDLRSADAVFLTNSSIGLQPVDWLLSRGEQFELSSRTDGHYQRMFEWLTDRISATSVKI from the coding sequence ATGTCAGCCATAAAAATAATATTTCCGGGCGAGTTGCTTGCCTTGAATCCCGAGTCTTCGCTCTTCGCTCATGGGTTTGGCCTTTTCGAGACGATTCGTTTGCGGGCCGGCTATCTCGAACTATGGGATGGGCATTGGCAGCGGCTGACTTCTTCGGCGCGTGAGTTGGGCATCGCCTGCCCGTATGATAATGCGGATGTGCTACAGGCAGTTCGACGACTTGCGGCCAAGCTACCTATCGACTCGATTGTTAAGCTTTCACTTTTCAAAGAAGGGCAGGGTGCCAAATTGGCGGTCTATTCCCGCCCGGTGAATCCACCACCCGAGAGCGTTGGGCTTGTGATGGAGGGGGCATCGCCCATCAACGAGTATTCGCCACTTGCCGGTCATAAGACGCACAATTACCTCGAAAATTTGCTCGTTTTGGAAGCGGCAAGGGAGGCGGGCTGCTTCGATTGTTTACGCCTGAACACGAAAGGTGAGATCGCAGAAGGAGCGATCTCAAATCTCTTTTTCTTACGTGACGGCCGATTGCATACCCCCAGTCGGCAGAGCGGATTGCTTCCGGGAGTTGTGCGGCAGGAGCTTGTTCAGGGGCTCGATGTGCAGGAGGGCAGTTATCAGCTCTCCGATTTGAGATCCGCCGATGCGGTCTTTCTGACAAATTCCTCCATCGGGCTCCAACCGGTCGACTGGCTGCTGTCCCGCGGCGAGCAATTCGAGCTCTCCAGCCGTACGGATGGCCACTATCAGCGTATGTTTGAATGGCTCACGGACCGTATTTCCGCTACATCTGTCAAGATTTAG
- the pyrE gene encoding orotate phosphoribosyltransferase yields the protein MSSENDEVIQIFRDSGALLEGHFLLRSGLHSAHFFQCAQVCQYMDKVTRLAEIMLPMLKDYGATTVVGPAMGGLVIGQEVARQLGLRFLFLEKVDDKLELRRNFKFEPGEKVLIIEDVITRGGRVVEAIAKCREHGADPVAVGVIVDRSNGATSFDIPHHSLAELSFPTYEVDNLPPELQGTKAVKPGS from the coding sequence ATGAGTTCTGAAAACGACGAAGTAATTCAAATTTTCCGTGATAGCGGCGCCCTGCTTGAGGGCCATTTCCTTCTCCGCTCCGGCTTGCACAGCGCGCACTTCTTTCAATGCGCCCAGGTGTGCCAATATATGGACAAGGTCACCCGGCTGGCGGAGATCATGCTCCCGATGCTCAAGGACTACGGAGCCACAACCGTGGTCGGACCCGCCATGGGCGGTCTGGTCATCGGCCAGGAAGTCGCCCGCCAACTCGGGCTGCGCTTTCTCTTTCTGGAAAAGGTCGACGACAAACTCGAGCTTCGCCGCAACTTCAAATTCGAGCCGGGCGAGAAAGTTCTCATCATCGAGGACGTCATTACCCGCGGCGGCCGGGTGGTTGAAGCGATCGCCAAATGCCGCGAGCACGGGGCCGATCCCGTCGCTGTCGGCGTGATTGTTGACCGCAGTAACGGGGCGACCAGCTTTGACATCCCTCACCACAGTCTGGCAGAGCTCAGCTTCCCCACCTACGAGGTTGATAATCTGCCACCCGAACTCCAGGGCACCAAAGCGGTTAAACCGGGAAGTTAG
- a CDS encoding secretin N-terminal domain-containing protein, which yields MKKHTRPLIFLSTFLAMWVQVAAQNAGEIDLSDVVVVEDTQPDATSAEVSEEPATVVEIPDEEIEGASIDVEAPVIPEATEELSGETEVVLEIPGQDDQTPGEATMASEETISVDFPDEDVRTILRNVADLFDLNLVIPDTLQGRTSVKLRNITWRQVFEVVLDPLGFTYVEDRNIIRIKSIEELTTEPVDTRVFVVNFARAEEIQGSIAPLVDAAAGGQIKVDKRSNALVITERPSRMNKIQEIIERLDKPNQQVMIESKFIEVTNSDTKNVGVNWAFLQGYSASAGPFDRNWSRERSQTTNTDSGVVDDESFTTAGGPTEEQSTTFAEDVAKVASTSRLDTAVFSASEFNVVISALNENNDSELVSNPTVVTMDNTEASIEIVTEVPQVEFEFNEETGTTRAVGLAEPLKFGTEILVTPQVNAAGFINLKITPEVSNQIGIQETDFGEQPILSTRKATTNVMIKDGYTLALGGLTQNENTKSGTKVPVLGDLPGVGRLFRSDSDELTQRNLIIFITARTLNPDGSTYRDIVDPRKLDEMGISPADLPGYKVPEGQKELLQQLEEYRIEKQASEAREDAQARIKRIEYAKEQAEKERASEQR from the coding sequence ATGAAAAAGCACACACGACCACTTATATTCCTATCTACATTCCTTGCTATGTGGGTGCAGGTAGCGGCTCAAAATGCCGGAGAAATCGACCTTTCTGACGTTGTCGTCGTCGAAGATACGCAACCCGATGCAACTAGTGCGGAAGTGTCCGAAGAACCTGCCACGGTAGTTGAAATTCCCGACGAGGAGATCGAAGGGGCGAGCATTGATGTCGAGGCACCCGTTATTCCTGAGGCGACAGAGGAGCTGTCTGGGGAGACGGAAGTTGTCTTGGAAATTCCCGGCCAGGATGACCAGACTCCCGGCGAGGCGACGATGGCAAGCGAGGAAACAATCTCGGTGGATTTTCCGGACGAAGATGTACGCACCATCCTGCGTAACGTCGCGGACCTGTTTGATCTGAACCTCGTTATTCCGGACACCCTTCAGGGGCGGACCTCAGTCAAGCTTCGTAATATTACTTGGCGTCAGGTGTTCGAGGTGGTGCTTGATCCGCTTGGGTTCACTTATGTAGAGGACCGAAATATCATTCGAATCAAGAGTATCGAGGAGTTGACGACCGAGCCGGTGGACACCCGCGTATTTGTGGTGAATTTTGCCCGGGCCGAAGAAATTCAAGGGTCGATTGCTCCGCTCGTTGACGCGGCGGCCGGTGGTCAGATCAAGGTGGATAAGCGCAGTAATGCGCTCGTTATCACGGAGCGTCCCTCCCGTATGAACAAAATACAGGAAATTATTGAGCGTCTCGATAAGCCCAACCAGCAGGTCATGATCGAGTCCAAGTTTATCGAGGTGACCAACTCGGACACCAAGAATGTCGGGGTGAACTGGGCTTTCTTACAGGGCTATTCTGCTTCGGCCGGCCCGTTTGACCGTAATTGGTCACGTGAACGCAGTCAGACCACGAATACAGATTCGGGAGTGGTGGATGATGAGAGCTTCACTACGGCTGGTGGCCCGACTGAGGAGCAATCCACAACATTTGCTGAAGATGTAGCCAAGGTCGCATCCACATCACGTTTGGATACGGCTGTATTCTCCGCATCCGAATTTAACGTCGTGATCTCTGCGCTGAACGAGAACAACGATTCTGAATTGGTTTCCAATCCCACGGTGGTGACGATGGATAATACCGAGGCTTCGATTGAGATCGTGACCGAAGTCCCGCAGGTTGAGTTCGAATTCAACGAAGAAACCGGCACCACCCGGGCCGTCGGCCTCGCGGAACCGCTTAAGTTTGGTACGGAGATTCTGGTAACACCGCAGGTCAACGCGGCAGGTTTCATTAATCTGAAAATAACGCCCGAGGTTTCCAACCAAATCGGAATTCAGGAAACCGATTTCGGCGAACAGCCGATTCTTTCCACGAGAAAGGCCACCACCAATGTCATGATCAAGGATGGTTACACCCTTGCACTTGGTGGCCTGACTCAGAATGAAAATACAAAGAGTGGAACCAAGGTGCCTGTGTTGGGTGACCTTCCGGGCGTGGGCCGTTTGTTCAGAAGTGATTCGGATGAATTAACGCAGAGAAACCTGATCATTTTCATCACGGCAAGAACGCTCAATCCGGACGGCAGCACTTATCGCGATATTGTCGACCCGCGTAAGCTCGATGAGATGGGAATTTCACCTGCAGACCTGCCGGGTTACAAAGTGCCGGAAGGACAGAAAGAGCTTCTCCAGCAGCTTGAAGAATATCGCATCGAAAAGCAGGCAAGCGAAGCCAGGGAAGACGCTCAAGCCCGAATCAAGCGAATCGAATACGCCAAAGAACAAGCCGAGAAAGAGCGTGCCAGTGAACAACGCTAA
- a CDS encoding LptF/LptG family permease, with translation MDDKLEACHYDVMLKLLHRHILKEILVSTGLAMGLFVFVLLMGNAIRDIAELVAAGKLGPMVFFQLIGLLIPYVAAYALPLGMLTGTLMALGRLSSQQEITAMKSAGVSLYQVATPVFLISFVGMVAGILVNLHFAPQSRVAYKQLMATAVTQNPVGFIEEKRFIHEFPGYVIYMGGRDGAVMKDFWIWELDKENRVKLFLRAAEGAVDFDKESNELVLTLRNGTAEQRDETNPEALDASPDKSLYFGELPIALPLDQIFGERRDKRIRTKYMNFAQLMERRSEAMEGELGSAGEISEDRMEIQMHLQKNFAMAFSVFSLAVFGVPLAIRIGRRESYANLGIALVIAMSYYFLMIMVSWLEENPAMRPDLLIWLPNIIFQSVGFWMLYRAGRH, from the coding sequence TTGGACGACAAGCTGGAAGCTTGTCACTACGATGTCATGCTCAAGTTGCTGCATCGCCACATACTCAAAGAGATCCTTGTTTCCACGGGATTGGCGATGGGCTTGTTCGTGTTCGTCCTGTTGATGGGCAACGCCATTCGCGACATTGCTGAGTTGGTTGCGGCCGGAAAGTTGGGCCCGATGGTCTTTTTTCAGTTGATTGGGCTGTTGATCCCTTATGTGGCGGCCTATGCGCTGCCGCTCGGGATGCTGACCGGCACTTTGATGGCACTGGGCCGGCTTTCCTCCCAGCAGGAGATTACCGCGATGAAATCGGCGGGAGTGAGTCTCTATCAAGTCGCTACGCCGGTCTTTCTGATCTCCTTCGTCGGGATGGTGGCCGGGATTCTGGTGAATCTGCACTTTGCGCCCCAGTCACGGGTCGCCTATAAGCAATTGATGGCTACGGCGGTCACGCAAAACCCGGTCGGCTTTATTGAGGAGAAGCGATTCATTCATGAATTCCCCGGTTACGTGATCTATATGGGTGGTCGTGACGGTGCCGTGATGAAGGACTTTTGGATCTGGGAGCTGGATAAAGAGAATCGGGTAAAACTCTTTCTCCGGGCCGCCGAGGGGGCGGTGGATTTCGATAAGGAAAGCAACGAGTTGGTGCTCACCCTGCGCAACGGCACTGCCGAACAGCGGGACGAGACCAACCCCGAGGCACTGGATGCCTCGCCCGACAAGTCGCTTTATTTCGGAGAGTTGCCCATCGCGCTGCCCTTGGATCAGATTTTCGGCGAACGCCGCGACAAGAGGATACGGACCAAATACATGAACTTTGCCCAGCTCATGGAGCGGCGAAGTGAGGCCATGGAAGGGGAGTTGGGATCAGCGGGCGAAATTTCCGAGGACCGGATGGAAATCCAGATGCACCTGCAGAAGAACTTTGCGATGGCGTTTTCGGTGTTTTCCCTGGCCGTCTTTGGCGTGCCGTTGGCGATACGCATTGGACGGCGTGAGAGTTATGCCAATCTGGGTATCGCTCTGGTGATCGCGATGTCCTACTATTTTCTCATGATTATGGTCAGTTGGCTGGAGGAGAATCCGGCCATGCGGCCTGACTTGCTAATCTGGTTGCCCAATATCATATTCCAGTCGGTCGGGTTTTGGATGCTCTACCGCGCGGGGCGGCACTAG